In the Wyeomyia smithii strain HCP4-BCI-WySm-NY-G18 chromosome 2, ASM2978416v1, whole genome shotgun sequence genome, one interval contains:
- the LOC129721827 gene encoding RNA-directed DNA polymerase from mobile element jockey isoform X2 codes for MMSHINENSIFANEQFGFHHGHSTTHQLLRVTDMIRANKSEGYSTGDALLDIEKAFDSVWHEGLIAKLQTFNFPIFLIKILKNYLTDRTLQVIYQNSKSDRFPVRAGVPQGSVLGPVLYNIFTSDLPDLPPGCTKSLLCDDTSISVKGKRLRVICSRLQKSLDIFSSNLQKWKIFSNASKTRMINFPHKPRASFLKPNNNHVVKMNEVILSWFDKVKYLRLIYDKKLIFKEHIESIQAKCIKYTRCFYPPINRNSKLCLKNKLLIYKQIFRPAMLYAVPIWSSCCSTRKKTLQRIQNKILKMILKRPPWFGTLELHRLTGVEPLVAMSNKIINNFRQKSLQSSIATISYLYSQ; via the coding sequence atgatgtcacacatcaacgaaaattcaatttttgcaaatgaacagtttggatttcaccatgggcattccactactcatcaattgctcagagttactgatatgatacgagctaacaaatctgaaggttattccactggagatgctcttttagacatagaaaaagcattcgacagtgtttggcatgaaggtttgattgcgaaattgcaaacttttaattttccaattttcctaatcaaaattttgaaaaattatcttactgatcgaactctgcaggttatctatcagaattcaaaatctgatagatttcctgtcagagcaggtgtgcctcaaggttctgtcttgggcccagtcctgtataacatattcacttcagatcttcctgatttgcctccaggatgcacaaagtcattgctctgcgatgacacaagcatttccgtaaaaggaaaaagacttcgtgttatatgcagtcgattgcagaaaagtttagatattttttcttccaacttgcaaaagtggaaaatcttttccaatgcttctaaaactcgaatgataaattttcctcataagcctagggcttctttcctcaaaccaaacaataatcacgttgtcaagatgaatgaggttattttaagttggtttgacaaggttaagtacttgagactaatttatgataaaaaacttattttcaaagagcacattgagagtatacaagccaagtgcatcaaatatacgagatgtttttATCCTcccattaacaggaattctaaactttgtttaaagaacaaacttttgatttacaaacaaatttttagaccagcaatgctttatgctgtaccgatctggtcaagttgctgttcaacaaggaagaaaacgctccaaaggattcagaataaaattctgaaaatgattttgaagcgtcctccttggtttggtacactcgaattacatagacttactggtgttgaaccattagtagctatgtcaaataaaattattaacaattttcgacaaaaatcgttgcaatcctcaattgctacgataagttatctttatagccaataa
- the LOC129721827 gene encoding RNA-directed DNA polymerase from mobile element jockey isoform X1: MILNKPIKILNWNACSLKANENELFNFLTVNNVHIAIITKTYLKPNMKLKYDPKYVVHRNDRIQGSGETKVIETLGVEVQTELGILFIAAAYLPFQCTREHKNYFKGDLQKLTRNRSKFFIIGDFNAKHRSWNNSRSNSNGKILFNDCSSGYYSILSPNSPTCFSSLRNPSVFNYNKANWERYKTHIERNFNNKLDLQNEVNIDSALEALKCAIVDARNYSVPKAQLKFDSPIIDENLQLLIRLKNVRRRQYQRSRDPVFKTIFKDLQKEIKHRFTLLRNQNFETKVEKLKPYSKPFRKLSKMLKKPSKPIPVLKDGERFIVSNEQKAQRLAQQFESVHNSNLNFVSPIENKFTRLFDLISSQNILPEEIIETNLNEIKSIIKNFKSMKAPGDDGIFNILIKHLPESTMEFLVKIFNCCFEIAYFPKLWKNAKITPILKPDKNPAEV, translated from the coding sequence atgattttaaataaaccgatcaaaattttaaattggaatgcttgctcattgaaggccaatgagaatgagctttttaattttttaacagtaaataatgtgcatattgcaattattactaaaacatatttgaaacctaacatgaaattaaaatatgatcccaaatacgtggttcatagaaatgataggattcagggttccggcgagacgaaagttattgaaactttgggagttgaagttcaaactgaacttgggattttatttattgccgcagcatatttaccatttcaatgcacacgcgagcacaaaaattattttaaaggtgatttacaaaaactcaccagaaatcgttcgaaattttttataatcggcgattttaacgctaaacatcgatcatggaataattctcgaagtaattccaatggcaaaattttattcaatgattgttcttcaggatactattctattttgtctccgaatagtcctacatgcttttcttctctAAGAAACccttctgtttttaattataacaaggctaattgggaaagatacaaaactcatattgagagaaatttcaataataagcttgatttgcaaaacgaagtgaatattgattccgctttggaagcattaaaatgtgcaattgttgatgccaggaattattctgttccaaaggctcaattgaaatttgattcaccaataattgacgaaaatcttcaacttctaattcgtttgaaaaatgtccgcagacgtcaatatcaacgttctcgtgaccctgtttttaaaacaatttttaaagatttacagaaagagattaaacatagatttactcttctgagaaatcaaaattttgagactaaagttgaaaaattgaaaccatattcaaaaccctttcggaagctgtcgaagatgcttaagaaaccttcaaagcctattccagttttaaaagatggtgaacgttttattgtatccaatgaacaaaaggctcaaagacttgctcagcagtttgagagtgttcataactcaaacttgaattttgtgagtccaattgaaaataaattcacacgtctatttgatttaatttcttcccagaatattTTACCtgaagaaataattgaaactaacttgaatgagattaaatcaattattaaaaatttcaaaagtatgaaagcacctggtgacgatggaatctttaatatactaatcaaacatctccctgagagcacaatggaatttttagtgaaaattttcaattgctgcttcgaaattgcatattttcccaaattatggaaaaatgcaaaaattactccaattttaaagccggataagaatccagctgaagtttaa
- the LOC129721827 gene encoding RNA-directed DNA polymerase from mobile element jockey isoform X3: MILNKPIKILNWNACSLKANENELFNFLTVNNVHIAIITKTYLKPNMKLKYDPKYVVHRNDRIQGSGETKVIETLGVEVQTELGILFIAAAYLPFQCTREHKNYFKGDLQKLTRNRSKFFIIGDFNAKHRSWNNSRSNSNGKILFNDCSSGYYSILSPNSPTCFSSLRNPSVFNYNKANWERYKTHIERNFNNKLDLQNEVNIDSALEALKCAIVDARNYSVPKAQLKFDSPIIDENLQLLIRLKNVRRRQYQRSRDPVFKTIFKDLQKEIKHRFTLLRNQNFETKVEKLKPYSKPFKAYSSFKRW, translated from the exons atgattttaaataaaccgatcaaaattttaaattggaatgcttgctcattgaaggccaatgagaatgagctttttaattttttaacagtaaataatgtgcatattgcaattattactaaaacatatttgaaacctaacatgaaattaaaatatgatcccaaatacgtggttcatagaaatgataggattcagggttccggcgagacgaaagttattgaaactttgggagttgaagttcaaactgaacttgggattttatttattgccgcagcatatttaccatttcaatgcacacgcgagcacaaaaattattttaaaggtgatttacaaaaactcaccagaaatcgttcgaaattttttataatcggcgattttaacgctaaacatcgatcatggaataattctcgaagtaattccaatggcaaaattttattcaatgattgttcttcaggatactattctattttgtctccgaatagtcctacatgcttttcttctctAAGAAACccttctgtttttaattataacaaggctaattgggaaagatacaaaactcatattgagagaaatttcaataataagcttgatttgcaaaacgaagtgaatattgattccgctttggaagcattaaaatgtgcaattgttgatgccaggaattattctgttccaaaggctcaattgaaatttgattcaccaataattgacgaaaatcttcaacttctaattcgtttgaaaaatgtccgcagacgtcaatatcaacgttctcgtgaccctgtttttaaaacaatttttaaagatttacagaaagagattaaacatagatttactcttctgagaaatcaaaattttgagactaaagttgaaaaattgaaaccatattcaaaacc cttcaaagcctattccagttttaaaagatggtga